A genomic stretch from Rhodomicrobium vannielii ATCC 17100 includes:
- a CDS encoding helix-turn-helix domain-containing protein: MAQSTSEEKSPRFKPFYTVDELAARWGMSARHVRREIEVGDLQAHRFGKSIRIAAESVAIYEATRRT; encoded by the coding sequence ATGGCGCAGTCGACGAGCGAAGAGAAGTCTCCGAGGTTCAAGCCGTTTTACACGGTGGATGAACTGGCGGCGCGCTGGGGCATGTCGGCCCGGCATGTGAGGCGCGAGATCGAGGTTGGTGACCTTCAGGCGCATCGCTTCGGCAAGTCGATCCGCATCGCGGCCGAGAGCGTGGCGATCTACGAGGCGACACGCCGGACGTGA
- a CDS encoding recombinase family protein encodes MREIFGLALGERGHPMGVKAIATRLNERGNTRRGQRFSTGSIYDILTNTTYRGQYFFNRFDSRGGKARPPSEWIELAAPVIIEEATFNAAQGLLKSRNPRYTPPRVVNGPTLLAGVARCGYCGAAMILNTGKNGAYRYSCCSRKTKEGPLSCRGIRIPMDRLDDMVIGEVLEQVLDPARLRHLLDTWLRSASERAEKEKKDITKLRQKHADAKAALTRLLQLVETGTMEAEDPALKERLLGLKLQRDECAAEIADLQHRMTTGEPAVTPAKINRLAKLLKEKLTSGSPEFRQAYARLLMREVLVKDKEIRITGSKAILARAASGEPGQTPPAVLSFVREWRTGEDSNSRPPDS; translated from the coding sequence GTGCGCGAGATCTTCGGTCTTGCGCTCGGCGAACGCGGTCACCCCATGGGCGTGAAGGCCATCGCGACGCGGCTCAACGAGCGCGGCAACACGCGGCGCGGCCAGCGCTTCTCGACAGGCAGCATCTACGACATCCTGACCAATACAACCTATCGCGGCCAGTACTTCTTCAATCGCTTCGACAGCCGGGGCGGCAAGGCGCGCCCGCCGTCCGAATGGATCGAGCTTGCCGCGCCCGTCATCATCGAGGAGGCGACCTTCAACGCCGCGCAGGGGCTCCTGAAAAGCCGCAACCCGCGATACACGCCGCCCCGCGTGGTGAACGGTCCGACGCTTCTCGCTGGCGTCGCGCGCTGTGGCTATTGCGGCGCCGCCATGATCCTCAACACAGGCAAGAACGGGGCCTATCGCTATTCCTGCTGCTCACGGAAGACAAAGGAAGGGCCGCTCTCCTGCCGGGGTATCCGCATCCCCATGGACCGGCTCGACGACATGGTCATCGGTGAGGTTCTGGAGCAGGTGCTCGATCCGGCCCGACTTCGTCACCTCCTCGATACCTGGCTCAGAAGCGCGAGCGAACGCGCCGAGAAGGAAAAGAAAGACATCACGAAGCTCCGGCAGAAGCATGCCGATGCGAAGGCCGCCCTTACGCGCCTCCTGCAACTTGTCGAGACCGGCACGATGGAAGCCGAAGACCCGGCGCTGAAGGAGCGCCTTCTTGGCCTCAAGCTTCAGCGCGACGAATGCGCCGCCGAGATCGCCGACCTTCAGCACCGCATGACCACAGGCGAACCCGCCGTGACACCGGCGAAGATCAACCGCCTCGCAAAGCTCCTGAAGGAGAAGCTCACGAGCGGCTCGCCCGAGTTCCGCCAGGCCTATGCACGGCTTCTCATGCGCGAAGTGCTTGTAAAGGATAAGGAAATCCGCATCACCGGCTCAAAGGCGATCCTCGCCAGAGCCGCATCGGGTGAGCCTGGACAAACTCCGCCCGCAGTTCTCTCTTTTGTTCGGGAATGGCGCACCGGGGAAGATTCGAACTCCCGACCCCCAGATTCGTAG
- a CDS encoding site-specific integrase, with translation MSLSKQYSGFLARELGLQVNPHLLRHYAGMAWLDAMPGEYQGLAKLLGHASTRTTEAFYTGAEAKTAQTRWQHLLEGMIEEDKAAMTKTRRAA, from the coding sequence GTGAGCCTGTCGAAACAGTATTCCGGCTTTCTGGCCCGCGAACTCGGCCTTCAGGTGAACCCGCATCTTCTTCGCCATTACGCAGGCATGGCGTGGCTCGACGCCATGCCGGGCGAGTATCAGGGACTCGCCAAGCTTCTCGGGCATGCCTCCACGCGAACGACGGAAGCCTTTTATACCGGCGCGGAAGCAAAGACCGCGCAGACCCGCTGGCAGCATCTCCTGGAAGGGATGATCGAAGAGGACAAGGCGGCCATGACGAAGACGAGGAGGGCGGCGTGA
- a CDS encoding efflux transporter outer membrane subunit, with protein sequence MRLTGHASFASIRAARAAARRSGKKRRGIGTGAVLLLVSTLGACAVGPDYQFSAPLTPSHWANASDRKAPRLSRWWTRFNDRILDALMEEAVAGNLDVATAKAKIREARATYRQTFGSLFPTLTNSESATRSQTSVASSGTSSPAVGSLYQAGFDASWELDLFGANRRAVEAAAYGVDAAEENLQATLLTLVGDVASYYVQARGYQARIALARRTATSQEETAQITRNKFAAGSTSAVDVANATGQAASTRATIPTFETSYAEVVHSLSILLGKPPAALNERLAVVRPIPAPRLTVPAGIPADVLLNRPDVRLAERQYAQYTAKVGQAEAARYPSASLTGSISTSAAKTGDLGKSSSIGWSFGPTLTVPIFNAGQLEAAVAVAEAQRDQYFIAYKSAVLNALGDVENALVSLAKEKRRTQSLDLSASSYRQASSLSRSLYQSGAAGFLDVLTAERSAFSAEDALIQSRVLIATDYIALNKALGGGWNGAVDASKPEVVDANTGPHLASSGSR encoded by the coding sequence ATGAGGCTTACGGGGCACGCCTCCTTCGCATCGATCCGCGCGGCAAGGGCAGCCGCGCGACGTTCCGGCAAAAAGCGGCGCGGCATCGGAACAGGCGCGGTCTTGCTGCTCGTATCGACGTTGGGAGCCTGTGCGGTCGGGCCGGACTACCAGTTTTCGGCACCGCTGACGCCATCTCACTGGGCGAACGCCAGCGACCGGAAGGCTCCGCGGCTTTCCCGCTGGTGGACGCGATTTAACGATAGAATACTCGACGCGCTTATGGAGGAAGCGGTGGCGGGGAACCTCGATGTCGCGACGGCGAAAGCCAAGATCCGTGAGGCGCGAGCGACCTACCGTCAGACGTTCGGCTCGCTGTTTCCGACACTCACGAATTCGGAATCGGCAACCCGGTCCCAGACGTCGGTCGCTTCCAGCGGAACGTCGTCGCCCGCCGTGGGCTCGCTCTATCAGGCCGGGTTCGACGCCAGTTGGGAACTCGACTTGTTCGGAGCCAACCGCCGCGCCGTCGAGGCGGCGGCCTACGGTGTCGATGCGGCTGAAGAAAACCTGCAAGCCACGCTTCTGACGCTGGTCGGGGATGTGGCGTCCTACTACGTCCAGGCGCGCGGCTATCAGGCACGCATCGCACTTGCCCGCCGGACCGCCACCTCGCAGGAAGAAACCGCGCAGATCACGCGCAACAAATTCGCGGCGGGCTCGACATCCGCCGTCGATGTTGCGAATGCGACCGGGCAGGCCGCGAGCACGCGGGCGACCATCCCGACGTTTGAGACGTCCTATGCCGAAGTGGTTCACAGCCTTTCGATCCTGCTCGGCAAGCCGCCCGCGGCCCTCAACGAACGACTCGCTGTTGTCCGCCCGATCCCTGCGCCACGGCTTACCGTCCCGGCTGGCATCCCGGCGGACGTGCTGCTCAACCGCCCCGATGTCCGGCTTGCGGAACGACAATATGCGCAGTACACGGCCAAGGTCGGGCAGGCCGAGGCGGCCCGCTATCCGAGCGCCTCACTGACGGGCAGCATCTCGACATCCGCCGCGAAAACCGGCGATCTCGGGAAAAGTTCTTCCATCGGCTGGTCGTTCGGGCCGACGCTCACGGTGCCGATCTTCAACGCCGGACAACTGGAAGCGGCGGTTGCCGTCGCCGAGGCCCAGCGGGACCAGTACTTCATCGCCTATAAATCGGCCGTGCTCAACGCCCTCGGAGACGTGGAAAACGCGCTCGTTTCGCTGGCGAAGGAGAAGCGGCGGACGCAATCGCTCGACCTCTCTGCGTCTTCCTACCGGCAGGCGTCATCGCTCTCGCGGTCGCTTTATCAGTCCGGCGCGGCGGGCTTCCTGGACGTGCTCACGGCCGAGCGGTCGGCCTTTTCGGCGGAGGACGCGCTCATCCAGAGCCGCGTTTTGATCGCGACCGATTACATCGCTTTGAACAAGGCGCTCGGCGGTGGATGGAATGGGGCGGTCGACGCGTCGAAACCGGAGGTCGTTGATGCCAACACCGGTCCGCATCTCGCTTCCTCCGGAAGCCGGTAA
- a CDS encoding tyrosine-type recombinase/integrase, giving the protein MRANATPEARATPETIRAFIEAYSQGHATSSVAGVVQLVADMVRVTTPTADVQWIYEASRRLKRKATPVKPLSHRMCPTTDLATVAEALMERGSPLLEEDDLVKAALFFRDGLMILAETSLPLRRKNCAGLRLGHTLVRDEDRYRIALAPEAMKNGQPFEGWYPAWLTPRLDFYCEKVRPILLGSVEDQGWLWLGRRGEPLQGATISSRLREVFRQTLGVPLSLHAFRHSATTDIAIHAPAEVGIVKSVLGHASPLSARFYDLSSNMEASARYQKVMESMIREDTPTDLGVPALRERHHGDTIVIADMPNACATKEEIGLLRAFLQSEINAILNDDDGE; this is encoded by the coding sequence ATGCGCGCCAACGCCACGCCCGAGGCGCGCGCGACCCCGGAGACCATTCGCGCCTTCATCGAGGCCTATTCGCAGGGCCACGCAACGTCATCCGTTGCGGGCGTGGTCCAGCTCGTCGCCGACATGGTGCGCGTCACCACGCCGACAGCCGATGTGCAGTGGATTTACGAAGCGTCGCGACGGTTGAAGCGCAAGGCGACACCCGTCAAGCCTTTGAGCCATCGCATGTGCCCGACCACCGATCTTGCCACCGTCGCCGAAGCGCTCATGGAGCGAGGGTCCCCCCTGCTGGAGGAGGATGATCTTGTCAAGGCAGCGCTTTTCTTCCGCGACGGGCTGATGATCCTGGCCGAGACCAGCCTGCCGCTCCGCCGGAAGAACTGCGCCGGACTTCGGCTCGGCCACACGCTGGTGCGCGATGAGGATCGCTATCGCATCGCGCTTGCGCCCGAAGCCATGAAGAATGGCCAGCCCTTCGAAGGCTGGTATCCGGCCTGGCTCACACCGCGGCTCGACTTCTATTGCGAAAAGGTTCGGCCGATCCTCCTCGGCAGCGTGGAAGACCAGGGCTGGCTGTGGCTCGGGCGGCGCGGCGAACCGCTTCAGGGCGCGACCATATCAAGCCGGCTGCGCGAGGTGTTTCGCCAGACGCTCGGCGTGCCGCTGTCGCTCCATGCCTTCCGCCACAGCGCGACAACCGACATCGCCATCCATGCGCCCGCCGAAGTCGGCATCGTCAAGTCGGTGCTGGGGCACGCCTCGCCGCTGTCGGCGCGTTTCTATGATCTGTCGTCCAACATGGAAGCATCCGCGCGCTATCAGAAGGTGATGGAGAGCATGATCCGGGAAGATACCCCGACCGATCTCGGCGTGCCTGCCTTGCGCGAGAGGCATCATGGCGACACGATCGTCATTGCCGATATGCCGAACGCTTGCGCGACGAAAGAAGAGATCGGGCTCTTGCGCGCCTTTCTCCAGTCCGAGATCAATGCCATCCTGAATGACGACGACGGGGAGTGA
- a CDS encoding recombinase family protein produces MSGRAAIYARVSTVRQAEADLSIPDQIHRCEAWCKQKGYEVVEVFCEPGASALDDDRPVFQELIYKAKRSDHPFDLVIVHSLSRFSRDSMHSEFYFRALRKAGVDLVSITQDMGRGGNAEVARKMLNIFDEYQSGRPPSMCIAPCWRTHARASGTDRSRPSATVWSRRRFEARARRRFSSSTKPRRTPCARSSVLRSANAVTPWA; encoded by the coding sequence ATGAGTGGCAGGGCCGCAATCTACGCACGCGTTTCGACGGTCCGGCAGGCCGAAGCTGACCTCTCCATCCCCGACCAGATTCATCGATGCGAGGCCTGGTGCAAACAGAAGGGCTATGAGGTCGTCGAGGTGTTCTGTGAACCCGGTGCATCGGCGCTCGACGATGACCGTCCCGTGTTTCAGGAGCTGATCTACAAGGCGAAGCGCTCGGATCATCCCTTCGACCTCGTCATCGTGCACTCGCTCTCCCGCTTCAGTCGGGATTCCATGCATTCGGAATTCTACTTCCGCGCGCTTCGCAAGGCAGGCGTCGATCTCGTCTCCATCACCCAGGATATGGGCCGAGGCGGCAATGCCGAGGTCGCGCGCAAGATGCTGAACATCTTCGACGAGTATCAGTCGGGGAGACCGCCAAGCATGTGCATCGCGCCATGCTGGAGAACGCACGCCAGGGCTTCTGGAACGGATCGAAGCCGCCCTTCGGCTACAGTGTGGTCGCGAAGGAGGTTCGAGGCACGCGCGAGAAGAAGGTTCTCGTCATCAACGAAGCCTAGGCGCACACCGTGCGCGAGATCTTCGGTCTTGCGCTCGGCGAACGCGGTCACCCCATGGGCGTGA